One Dictyostelium discoideum AX4 chromosome 3 chromosome, whole genome shotgun sequence genomic region harbors:
- the ube2c gene encoding ubiquitin-conjugating enzyme E2, producing MSQDHSVSKRLQSELMNLMMGPSPGISAFPDGDNIFNWIGTIQGAKDTVYEQMEFKMSLKFPTDYPYKPPTVKFETQCFHPNVDNNGNICLDILKDKWSPVYNVRSLLISIQSLLGEPNNESPLNSYAASLWSNQDEYKKVLDKRYQEATSRP from the exons atgtcacAAGATCACTCAGTTTCAAAAAGACTACAAAGcgaattaatgaatttaatg aTGGGACCAAGTCCAGGTATTTCAGCATTTCCAGATGgtgataatatatttaattggaTTGGTACAATTCAAGGAGCTAAAGATACAGTTTATGAACAAATGGAATTTAAGATGTCATTAAAGTTTCCAACTGATTATCCATATAAACCACCAACAGTTAAATTTGAAACTCAATGTTTTCATCCAAATGtagataataatggtaacaTTTGTTTGGACATTCTCAAAGATAAATGGTCACCAGTTTACAATGTTAGAAGTTTATTAATCTCAATTCAATCCTTATTGGGTGAACCAAACAATGAATCACCTTTAAATTCATATGCTGCAAGCTTATGGTCAAACCAAgatgaatataaaaaagttttagatAAAAGATATCAAGAAGCAACTTCAAGACCAtaa